A stretch of the Ignavibacteriales bacterium genome encodes the following:
- the rpsJ gene encoding 30S ribosomal protein S10, whose product MAGQKIRIKLKSYDHNLIDKSAEKIIKTVKATGAVVSGPIPLPTKRSLYVVNRSPHVDKKSREQFETRSHKRLIDILNSTSKTVDSLMKLELPAGVDVEIKV is encoded by the coding sequence TTGGCTGGTCAGAAGATTCGCATCAAGTTAAAGTCGTACGATCACAATCTGATCGATAAATCGGCTGAGAAGATCATCAAGACGGTCAAAGCAACCGGAGCCGTAGTGTCAGGTCCCATTCCGTTGCCCACGAAGCGGTCGCTGTACGTCGTGAACCGGTCTCCTCACGTTGACAAGAAATCGCGCGAGCAATTCGAAACGCGATCGCACAAACGTTTGATCGACATTCTCAACTCGACAAGCAAGACGGTGGATTCGTTGATGAAGCTGGAATTGCCTGCCGGCGTTGACGTAGAGATCAAAGTATAG